Part of the Gilliamella sp. wkB7 genome is shown below.
AGTATGATGCACTTCTTGTTTTGTCTGTTTGCGATACAATACCCAATTTAATATGGGAGAATGAAAAGTAGTCACTACTTAAAATAATTGATTGGAATAATCTTTTAGGTATTGCATCTATATTAAGCTACTCTTCAAATAGCCTGCATCTAGATGCCGCATTAAGAATTTCACAAACTTGCTTAATCCAAGATACCTGTTCAGAAACCCAAAAGAGTGCATCGGCTATTATATTGGATAATTTAACTAATAAATTAGCTATAAAAATGGCTATACATAAAGAATACCTGAATAGTAATTATGAAGAAAATTATCCAATTACATTTAAGTTACAAAAAATAAGATCCGACTTCGAGAATTCTATTTTTATAAAAGATAAGTTAATATTTTTAAATAGATTCCAAAAACAAGTTTATGAAGCACACAAAAAGAATGAAATTATTAGTATTTCAGCTCCAACTTCTGCAGGAAAATCCTTTGTTCTTTGCAATGTTCTTTTAGAAGAGTTGATTGAAGGTAATAAAAATATCATCTATTTAGTTCCTACTAGAGCGCTTATCAGTCAAGTAGAATTAGATTTAAGAAGCCTTATCAAGGCTAATCAATTAGAAGAAAATATAAATATTTCAACAGTTCCTCCTCAAGAAGAGATAGAAATTAATAAATCAAATGTATTTATCTTTACACAAGAAAGATTACATTGGTTTTTAATTGAAAATAAATCCATTTCTTTACATTTACTTATTATAGATGAGGCTCATAAAATAGAGGATAAAAATAGAGGTATATTATTGCAACAAAAACTCGAAGAAACAGTTAGGTATAACCCCAAAATTAAAGTGTATTTTTCTAGTCCTTATACTTCCAATCCTGAAATATTACTGGAAAATGTTTTAAGTGATGGTAAAAAGAATATCGTTAACACACAGTTCCTAGCTGTTAATCAAAATTTAATTTATGCAACACAGATCCCTAGAAAATTAAAAGAATGGCAGTTAACCATTTGTACTACTGATAAAACTTTACCTATAGGGAAACTTATTTTGGAACATATACCTTCGACAGAGTTACATAAGATTGTTCTTCTTTCGGAAAGATTTTCTGATCAGGATAGTGGTAATTTAATATATTGTAATGGAGCTGCGGATGCTGAAAAAATATCGTTATTATTGTTTGACCTACTAGAACAATCATCAATTTCATCTGAAATAACAGAGCTTATAACTCTTGTAAAAGAAGCTATTCATCCTAATTATGCTCTTGCTACAGTATTACAGAAAGGGATTGCCTTTCATTATGGAAATATGCCGTTGTTAATAAGGCAGGAAATAGAACGACTTTTTTCAAATGGAAATATTAAATACCTTGTATGCACATCAACCCTTTTAGAAGGGGTAAATTTACCTGCAAAATCGATTTTTATGAAAAAACCCACTAGAGGTAAAAATAACCCATTAAATGAAAATGATTTTTGGAATTTAGCAGGGCGGGCAGGAAGGTGGGGAAAAGAATTTAGTGGCAATATTATTTGTATTGAACCTGACTCATGGAAAATAGAGCCGAATCCGAATAAATCAAAACAAATAATCAAACGAGCACTAAATATTGTTGAAGAAAATGGTGAAGAGCTTTTAAATTTTATTTCAGATAAAGCTCCAAGAAAAGATGCTAATTCAAGGCAGGATTTAGAAGTCGCATTCGGCTATTATTATATTAAATACATTTTAAATAAAGAAACTTTCCCTCAAACATCTTTTCATGAAAAATTACTTCCAAAATTGCAATATATTAGTTCTACAATTGAGTTACCTTCTTATATTATTAAGAGAAATCCTGGAATTTCGCCTATAGCTCAACAATCGCTACTCGACTATTTTAAAAGTAATATAGATAGAATTGAAGAAGTTATCCCTGTTTATCCTAATGATGTAAATGCTCTCGAAGAATATACAAGGTTAATAGGTCGAATCGGTAAAACGATTTCTGAATATCCAAAGCAATTAAACCAATCTAGAGCTTTACTTGTTATTAATTGGATGACAGGAAAACCCTTGTCATACCTAATTAAAAAAAGTTATGAATCTTATCAAAAAAATCCTAAATACAATAAGACAAAAACTCTCCCAGTAGTTATTAGAGAGGTTATGGACAATATAGAAAAGTTTGTAAGATTTAAATTTGCAAAAGATTCTAGTTGTTATATTGACATATTAAGATATTTTTTAGAAATTAATAAGAGATACGATTTATTAGAAAATATACCGCAGTTAAATTTATGGTTAGAATTCGGTGTTTCTCAAAAAACACATCTATCGTTGTTATCTTTAGGATTGAGTCGTAATACAGTTATTGTGCTGACAGATTATATAGTTAATACTCAAATGTCCAAAAATGAGAGCTTGGATTGGATTAAAAGACAAGACTTAGACCAATTAGACATATCTTCAATTATTATTGAAGACATAAAAAAAATTTTATAAATATACTTTTTATGAGCATAAGACTCATTTTAAAAGTATATTTAATTCTAATTATTTCATGAAAAACAAGATTTATTTTTATAGCTAATTGATTTTACAGTCATTCATTTCTTTTAAATTATATACGTCTTTAATATTCATTCCCTTCCCGTCCCCCATGCCCTAAACCCGTAGATGTGAGGGCTAGTGCCTCTTTTTCGATAAAACCTTGTTAAATGTAGTATTGAGTCATGCCCTGTAAAAGTATGAGGTGAGATTTTGCCGGTTAAGCCTAATAGCTTTGTTTGGTTACACCAGTAGGTCATTGGGGATGTGCTGATAAGATTAATATAAAATGTCAGTGAAGTTTTCTAAATCTATAGAATAGTTAAACTAAAAAAGCCACTGATTTAGAATAGACTAAATTTACCGCTCAAACGGTAGTCTTAGCTTAACATATCACCCAATAGGGTATTTAAATTCAGGCTCTTTCTTGTATGGCTAATAAGTCCCGCATCAGAACGAGGGCTAAGTGTGTAGTTGACCAATGTACGCAAGGTATACCGCAGATTTAAAGATCGTATCTATCTGGAATTCGGAAACGTTTAACGGTTTCCAATAAGATACACTTAACACGTGCATAACGTTTGATTATTATTCATTTGATTCATAATAAAAAATATCACTTAAAACTGTCTAAAATGTTTCCTACTTTTATTGATCATTATACTTCCTTACTATCTCTTTTTTAATTGAAAGCTTGATATGTAATGTATGAAGTATTTTGAAGCGAGTTGGCTTTCAAGCCAATGGATGTTACATTAACATCATCCGTCTAATATTAGTAAACGTTCAAAGACAATTTACGCCAAATATAGCAATAAATCGAGAGGTCTATTCGCTATTTCGTTATTGACTCGACAGACCTTAAAGTCTTTGGTAAATGTAAATTAAAAAAAGCAAAACATGGCGCAAATCACACTTAGCTATTGATGTGGATACTCACGAAGCTATTAGTACACAAGCCAGCCTTGTCAATGTTGGCGATAAGGAAGTGCAAAGTCTTGTTGGAGCAAATCATAATGAAAATAGGAAACACGTTGAGTAATGTTGCATCTAAAATCGAAGTAAAACCATACTCACCACTCTATGCAACTGAAATATGCGATTTGTTTCATTCGACTATTCATGCTATTGATACCGATATTTATAGCAAAGCAGAGCAAGAAGCATGGTGCCCAACACCACCAGATTATCAGATGTGGTTAAAACGTTTAGATAACACTCAGCCTTGGATGGCTATCTTTGGCTCACGTCTTGCGGGGTTTATTGAACTTAGAGATAATGGTTACATAGACTGTCTATACGTACATCCTGACTTTCAAAAGCGTGGCATAGCTAGAAAACTCTATAACCATGTTCTTGACTTGGCCTACCAGAAAAAGTTTTCACAATTAAGTGTGGATGCGTCAAAAGTGGCCATGCCAATTTTCAAAAAATGGGGTTTTAAAATAAAGTGGGCTAATAAAATATACAGAAAAAATCAGGTACTGATAAATTACCATATGTATAGACCACTTTGATTTTTATTGCGACCTTTATACAGTAAAGCTTCACTCAAACTAAATTCCTAACCGCGCTTTTTTGAGGCATTTGTTCTTATATTTAGACCTAAATACCTCTAGATAAGTGACTATTTATCGCCATTCTCCTGTTTTAAGCGCAACTTTCCTGCTGTACAGATACCCCTTGTTTGTGTAGTGGTTTAATAATTCTTAACACCAAATAAGATGGTAAAATAACATCATCAAAATGAGATGAACCATGATAATGAAACTTCAAAGTTATCCAACAGAATTTAAACGAGATGCAGCATCTCTGGTCGTTGAGCAAGGATACTGTAGTGGTCAAGTCAATTAAGTTCAAGCTCTATGTGGAAAAATAAAAAATTTTTCTGCTATCCTCCAAATAGATTCCTTACCTCTATTTTTATGCCACTACAATTATCTGTAACAAACAGCAGGATTTAGCTAATAGTATAATACTAAATTTGTCCACTGCACTTTTGCCATTCCAGCGTAGCATCAATTTCAACACCGCCAGAGCGTACCGGCTCTACTGAAGACAGAAAGAGACGGTCACCTTCAATGCGTGCTCGGCGAAGCTGGCGTTGACCGCACCAGTTTGGGAAAAGCGACACATCCATGCCGTGAATGATTGTTCCGGGCTCCTCGCCCAGTTTCCATGGACCACTATAGGCGATATATGTGGTTGCTTCCGCCTTGAACTCCTCAGGAGAAGCGACAAACCAGTCTCCCGATACAAAATGAGAGCGATCAGGGGCACAAAGTTGTGCCGACATGTAGCCATCTGGTGTGTAAAGGATCAATCCTTGGGGGCGATCGGTCATAGGTTGGCGTATTGGAGATCCGTCTCGCGGTCGTTCAATGTAGCTTACAAGGCGCCATGCCCCGATTAATTGTTCACGAAGAATATGAGTCATCAAAAATTCCCTCTTTTTTAGGCATAAAGCCCGTCAGTATTGGTCGATTTAAAGTTTCTTCAATGGTACAAGGAGATAACTATCACACTCAGCACCAAAATGAATATGATGAACGCCCTTGTTACGGGACGGTGGCATCACTTCTTGAGACTTGGCCCATGCTGGCATCGTTGCTGGTCCACCGCCTGCCAGATGGATCATCTCTGGCTCCGTACCAGGTTCAAACGTAAAGCTGTTCTTTGGCAGATCAATCGCCGCCTGTCCGAAAGGTAAGTTGACAGGATCATTACGGAAAGGTTCGATCGTAAGTTTTAACTGTTCACCTGGATGAAACTTCATTGCCAACGGCCAGATGCCTATATCAACAGGTACCACTTCTTTAGGTGAAAGTCGCTGTTCACCTTGTAGAAGAAGTACTGGATCTATCTCAGTTGAAAGGACAGGATCCAGAGCACGACGTGAAACCCTCAGATAACTTGCCGTTCGGGTCGGTGCTGCGCCACCGGGATATGTCTCGCGAATAATGGCTCGTCCCGCAGAATCCACTTTCTCTAAATAAATAGTAAGATCCATGTCATCCGCCCCATCGGCTTCGACAAATAAACGCAGCTTGCTATAGCCAATAAGCTCCGCCTCATGATCAATCGGCAATAAGAATGTAGCTGAACCACCATTCACATTGTAAGAAACGACACCCGATTTCTTGGATGACGTGGTTGACAGTGAAGAAACATCAACTATATGAAGCTTGATATGATCATAACCATTTGGAGGAAACGCCTCGACAATACGATCAACCTCATCCTTGTGCCCGGGATCGAGAACCGAGATACGAACTTTTGGGGTTTCTTCCCATCCATTTTTCTCGCCTTTCAGATATCGATCGAAAAAGCGTTTAAGTTCAGCCTGATGAGCAGGATCGTAGAAATCCGGCCACTCTTGTTTATTATGAACACGTAGCCATTTCTCTTTGGATGAAATTCTGCGCCACGCGTCAAACGTTCCATATGTATGAGCGACATTATCGTAGCTAGCAACGATATAGGCTGGGACTTCGATGCGCTCAAGGCGCGCAGCTTTATCTGCCCAGTAAGGCGTCATATCCTGTTCAGTCGCAGCCATACGCGGCATATCTTCCAAAAGGTGCTCACCACCAAAGCTTTGGATTAGCGCTTCTGGGAATGCGGTGCGAGGGATGCCACCACGGAGAAAATCACCGCGGGCAATATCGGTACAACCCTCCCATGGCGCTATGGCAGCTAAGTGCGGTGGTTGTTCTGCTGCGATAAACCACTGCGAAACACACAGCCAGCTATTACCAGCCATACCTACTTTACCATTAGACCAACCTTGACTTGCCACCCAGTCAATTACGTCACAGCCGTCTTCGGCGGTCTGCCGACCCCAGCCGACAATATTTCCACCAGAACGATAAGCACCACGAATGTCGGGATTGATCACGGCGTAACCAGCATTGACCCAGTAAGCTGGATCAGGACCTTCCCATTTCATCATTTCAGACGTCATACTTAATTTGACGCCATAACGTTCTGGAATTTCGTCCAGCCATTGGCCACCAATCTCTTTGCCATATGGACTCCAAGCGAGAATTGCCGGATGGACAGCATCGCCGACAGGACGGAAAACATCAGTATAAATCACCGTACCATCACGTAGTGTGATCGCGAGATCGCGCTCAAACATAATGTCACAAGGTAATGGCATCGCACCCTCACGTCGAATGGTTCCTTTACGCAGAATTTCTGATCCAGGCTTGAAACCGGGATAACGCACTCGTGGTGCATCCAAAGGTAATGGACGACGGAAGTAGGTCGGATAAGCATCGTTGCCATAGATTCGAAGAGGCAGCTTTTCGGAAAAAGGAACTTCATTTTTTGATGACGCTGCAAACGCCGAGTTAATTGGCTTTCCGATGAATGGCAAACCGAACTGACTGGCGGCAAGAGCCCCGCCGGCGATCCCCATTGCACTCAGGAAGCGTCGTCGGCTTATGGACTCGGTAGTATTGATGCAAGGTAGATGTATTGTCGGAGACTGTTTTGATTTAGTCATAGCAGATCCTTTCTTTGGTTTCGGTTATTGTTGACAATAATAAAATTCGGTACTTATAATGTCCAATGACATTATGTTCCCCCTGTAATTCCAAGAGGTAATAATGGAACTCCGCCATCTGAAATCTTTCGTCGTACTGGCTGAGGAGCTGCATTTTGGAAGAGCGGCGAAGCGTCTGCACATCGTCCAGTCGGCACTTAGCAAGCAAATGCTGCTCCTTGAGGAATCCGTAGGATGCCGTTTACTCAATCGCAATCGTCGAGGTGTGACGCTTAGCGAAGCGGGAAAGGTGTTCCTTGAAGAGGCAAATCAAGCTCTTGAACATGTTGAGCGCGCGATCGAAACTGCATGGCGCGTTAGCAAGGGGCTATTAGGACGTGTACGGATCGGCTATTCAGCCATCGCAGTTCATTCTGGTATTTTGACATCAGCCCTCACGCGGATCGAACACGCCATGCCTGAGGTCGAAGTACTGCTACAACAAATTGAACCATGGGAACAAAATGAAAGGCTTATGACTGATAAGGTTGACTTCGTATTCGCTCCTGTCCTTGACAACTATCAACAGACGCTTCGAGTGCACCATCTTACAAAATTGCCCGTAGTCGTAGGTATGTCGGTTCATCATGTACTTGCTTCCAAACCCATAATTGAACTTGAAGACCTCAAGGAAGAAGTGTTTATCGAATTTGCCAATAGTGACGGTGAGGCTCTTGACGTAGTGAAAAGTCTTATTGGTCTTCATCCCCAAACAGTCATCGCAAAATCCGACCCGATCGCAGTCCTAGCACTTGTTCAAGCTCAGCGTGGCATCTGTGTGTTACCTACAGTACTTCAGCTACCAAATTTTCCACAGGTTACGTATAAACCTCTTACAACGAACTGCGCGGTTCTACTGTCACTTATCAGCCGACGAGATGGAAATGATCCTTTACTAAACAAGCTCAAAGAGATCTTGATTGCACCAACTATTTTAGCTCAAGATCACCCCAGATCGGTATTGATCAAGTAAATTAGAATACACACTTAGCGTTTTTCCCAAAAAGTGTTTCTGATTGAATGGATGTTAATCCTCTATTGTATTGATGAGGCTTAAGTCGAGTTAACAGAGACAAGAAAGAGGCGTTAAATATATTTAAATGTGGAGGCATTAGGGATTTGGAAGAGAATGCAAAATCACTTATTGAATTAGATTTTTAGTATTTATTAGGCAATAGATGATTATATCCTAGGAATAGGACTATACAGAGGGATTTACGGCAGCAAAAACAGAGAAATTAGAAATATACAACAATATGTATAATATCAATATTATTTACTCGAGATATGTTAAAAATCTCAAGTAAATAAAGAAATCCTTTAATTTATTAAATAAGAATATCAAAAAGTTTTATTTTAGCTGTAGATTAGGTGATAGTTTAGTAGCCGCAAAAAAAGTATAGTCGAAATTCACCAAATCATGAATATAAAAAGGATCTGATTTCATAATATTTTGTGCTTCTTCAATTGAATCACTCATTACTAAAATTATACCCCCTGATTTATCTTCCAGAAGCCCAGATGCTAGAAATTTATTTTTTGCAAAAAAATCATCTAAAAATACATTGTGCTCATCGAGTTTTGCAAAAATTTCAGGCATAGGTTTTTTAAACGTTAAAGTTACAATTATCATTTTTATTCCTTATTTAAAATCTATTTAATTCAATATAGTAAATTTCGTATTTCATAAAAATCAACTGATGTAATTTTCAGTGTTTATATATTATTTAAAAACATGAATTAGATCTTTTGCTCTTTATCCTGCAATCATTACATAATCATCTTCATAAGATAACCTTTTAGCTAATTTTTTAAAAGCGCCTACTTTTTCTGCTTTGTTTGGCCTTTCATATGAATTACTTTTATTACAATTATTGCCATTCATCAATATAGTCATTTTTTCATCTTTAGCTATTTTATATCCGATATAAAAGCTTTTACTATCTTAAAATGATTTTATAGCAAAATTATAATTGTCTTCGCCTTGTCCCTAATGAATTAATAGAAGTTATACCAATATATACATTGGGCTTTTGCGATTAAAAAAATAATCAAAACGCTCGTTAAAAATAGAATTAACCTAAAATGAAGTATATTACCTATCTTTTCCAAAAAACAATCTTCATTATTCTAAAGAAATAGAAAGGAATTTGAGAAAGAATAGCTGAAGTTAAATCCAGCTATTTTTTTATTTAAAAATTTTTATGCTTAATTAAATAACTTTATCAACAATAATTTTTTTTGCTATTAGATATTGTTCATCATTAAGATTAATCGCTTGATCGGTGATCACTCGGTGGATTGATTCGATCGGCTTTAATTGATAGGGTTGTTTTTGACCAAATTTTGAGGAATCGGTAATAATAATGTTTTCACAAGGTTTGGTTAATATTGTATTGACTAATTCGGTACGCATTTGGTTTCGTCCTGAAAAACCTGTAGTTGGTAAAAAACCGTCAATACCTATAAACGCTTTGTCGAAATGTAAATGTTTTATCGCAAGGCAAGCTAATTCACCCACAACGCTTTCACTTTTCTTTTGATATTCTCCTCCAATCAAAATCACTTTTAAATCGGTATTTTTCAGTAATTGAGCAATGTAATAACTGGAAGTAATTAAAGTGATTCGGCGAGTGTAGGCTAAATGCCTTGCTAATAAGGCGTTGGTACTCCCTCCTTCAATAAAGATATGTTCATCATTATTGACTAGCGAAGCCGCATATTCTGCTATCTTTTGTTTTAATGGGAACTTTATTTTCATGCGAGCATCAAGATTGTCGCTATCGACCGCAACAGCATAACCATGCTCTCGCTTTAAATAACCGTTTTGCTCTAAGAAATTGAGATCATGACGAATGGTCACAACAGAAACATTAAATTGCTCAGCTAAATCATTGACACTAACTTGATTGAGTTCATTAACTTTATAAATAATCTCTTGTTGTCGTTCATTCATTAAATAAAGCATAATCACCTGTTATAAAATTGCCATATCCATATATTAATATATGAGTAAACACATAAAGAAAAATAGTAATGAATTAAATCGTATTTGTCATTATAAAAGTGACAATGATCGATTTAGTTATAAATTACTGTATTAATCTTTTAAAAACGATCTCGTTAAGTCAAAAAAAGACCTACATCAGTAGATCTTTACTTTAATTGCCAAGGTTTATAAATTACCTATTAATTAGATAACGTGCTCTGTTCTTTCGATAATATCATCCTGAGTATCAAGTCCTATAGCTTTAAAGAATACTGAATAATCAGCAATACAAACAACTGAATCATAATATATAGATTTTATTATTGAATATAGACTAGATACTATTAATATGACAAATTAAACAAAGTATAAGTAACAAACATTTATTAATAATATCAAATTGAAAAGATATATATGGAATGAGAATACATTGGGGATAATTCTATGAATAAAAAAATACTATTTTTACTCATGCTATTTATGAGTCGTTTTGCGCAAAGTCAGGAAGTAACTTGGGATCTAACTTTTGATGACAAATATAATTTACCTTTAATCATGATAAATTATCAAGGTGAAAAAATTCAGATGATATTGGACACGGGGTCTAATATAGCTTTACACCTACCGATGGATTTAATTAATAAAATCCCTAATAAAATGGAAAATTCTGAAAAAAACAGGTCGACTGATCTTTCTGGTAGTGTCACAGAACTGCGATCATTTATCATCGATAAGTTAGTGTTAAATTCTTTTATCTTTAATAATGTGCAAGTCGTCGAATATAAAGATTGGGGATTATATATTTCGAGTGATCAAACTAATAATAGTGAGGATACTAATGAAGATAAACCTGTTATTGGGCTTGGATTGTTTGATGATTATGTATTAACTATCAATTATCCTGAAAGTAATATAACCATATCAGATGATATTGCAACAAACTTAACTCCACAATGGATTGCCATTCCCTTTGACTTAAATGATGAAGGTTTGGTTGTCAATCTGTCCGATGGTATAAAGAATTATAAAATGATTTTAGATACAGGGGCGACATTATCACTCATCAAACAACAATCCCTGTCACCGGAATCAATTACAATAAGCGATCCTGAAGATGATTTTAAAGCTATATCACTTGATGTGAATAATGTCGCGAATGATAGCGTTCTTCCAATAATAATTGATTCATTTCCTAATGAATTTCAAGCTGACGGATTATTAGGCGCCGACTTTTTAAGTAAAAACAGAGTTAAAATTGATTTTAAAAATAAGCAAATGTGGATTCAACCTGCTGTGATAAAATGATTTATTTTAATATTTAAAGTCGATAATCAAATCATTGAAAAAGACCTACATCAGTAGGTCTTTACATTAATTACTGAGGTTTATAATTAATTAGATAACATGCTCTGTTCTAGCGATAATATCATCCTGAGTATCGGGTGATAGTGCTGTAAAGAACGCAGAATAACCAGCAACACGAACAACTAAGTCACGATATTGATCCGGATGTGCTTTAGCAGCAAGTAACGTATCACGTGAAACAACATTATATTGAACATGCCATCCTTTATGAACCTCAAAAAATGTTCGTAGCATCATCATGAGTTTTAACTTATCACGCGGATTGTCTAAGGTTGATGGATTGAGTTTTTGATTTAAAAGCACGCCACCAAGAA
Proteins encoded:
- a CDS encoding DEAD/DEAH box helicase, with product MDNLTNKLAIKMAIHKEYLNSNYEENYPITFKLQKIRSDFENSIFIKDKLIFLNRFQKQVYEAHKKNEIISISAPTSAGKSFVLCNVLLEELIEGNKNIIYLVPTRALISQVELDLRSLIKANQLEENINISTVPPQEEIEINKSNVFIFTQERLHWFLIENKSISLHLLIIDEAHKIEDKNRGILLQQKLEETVRYNPKIKVYFSSPYTSNPEILLENVLSDGKKNIVNTQFLAVNQNLIYATQIPRKLKEWQLTICTTDKTLPIGKLILEHIPSTELHKIVLLSERFSDQDSGNLIYCNGAADAEKISLLLFDLLEQSSISSEITELITLVKEAIHPNYALATVLQKGIAFHYGNMPLLIRQEIERLFSNGNIKYLVCTSTLLEGVNLPAKSIFMKKPTRGKNNPLNENDFWNLAGRAGRWGKEFSGNIICIEPDSWKIEPNPNKSKQIIKRALNIVEENGEELLNFISDKAPRKDANSRQDLEVAFGYYYIKYILNKETFPQTSFHEKLLPKLQYISSTIELPSYIIKRNPGISPIAQQSLLDYFKSNIDRIEEVIPVYPNDVNALEEYTRLIGRIGKTISEYPKQLNQSRALLVINWMTGKPLSYLIKKSYESYQKNPKYNKTKTLPVVIREVMDNIEKFVRFKFAKDSSCYIDILRYFLEINKRYDLLENIPQLNLWLEFGVSQKTHLSLLSLGLSRNTVIVLTDYIVNTQMSKNESLDWIKRQDLDQLDISSIIIEDIKKIL
- a CDS encoding GNAT family N-acetyltransferase, which produces MKIGNTLSNVASKIEVKPYSPLYATEICDLFHSTIHAIDTDIYSKAEQEAWCPTPPDYQMWLKRLDNTQPWMAIFGSRLAGFIELRDNGYIDCLYVHPDFQKRGIARKLYNHVLDLAYQKKFSQLSVDASKVAMPIFKKWGFKIKWANKIYRKNQVLINYHMYRPL
- a CDS encoding lipocalin-like domain-containing protein — its product is MTHILREQLIGAWRLVSYIERPRDGSPIRQPMTDRPQGLILYTPDGYMSAQLCAPDRSHFVSGDWFVASPEEFKAEATTYIAYSGPWKLGEEPGTIIHGMDVSLFPNWCGQRQLRRARIEGDRLFLSSVEPVRSGGVEIDATLEWQKCSGQI
- a CDS encoding CocE/NonD family hydrolase; translation: MTKSKQSPTIHLPCINTTESISRRRFLSAMGIAGGALAASQFGLPFIGKPINSAFAASSKNEVPFSEKLPLRIYGNDAYPTYFRRPLPLDAPRVRYPGFKPGSEILRKGTIRREGAMPLPCDIMFERDLAITLRDGTVIYTDVFRPVGDAVHPAILAWSPYGKEIGGQWLDEIPERYGVKLSMTSEMMKWEGPDPAYWVNAGYAVINPDIRGAYRSGGNIVGWGRQTAEDGCDVIDWVASQGWSNGKVGMAGNSWLCVSQWFIAAEQPPHLAAIAPWEGCTDIARGDFLRGGIPRTAFPEALIQSFGGEHLLEDMPRMAATEQDMTPYWADKAARLERIEVPAYIVASYDNVAHTYGTFDAWRRISSKEKWLRVHNKQEWPDFYDPAHQAELKRFFDRYLKGEKNGWEETPKVRISVLDPGHKDEVDRIVEAFPPNGYDHIKLHIVDVSSLSTTSSKKSGVVSYNVNGGSATFLLPIDHEAELIGYSKLRLFVEADGADDMDLTIYLEKVDSAGRAIIRETYPGGAAPTRTASYLRVSRRALDPVLSTEIDPVLLLQGEQRLSPKEVVPVDIGIWPLAMKFHPGEQLKLTIEPFRNDPVNLPFGQAAIDLPKNSFTFEPGTEPEMIHLAGGGPATMPAWAKSQEVMPPSRNKGVHHIHFGAECDSYLLVPLKKL
- a CDS encoding LysR family transcriptional regulator, which codes for MELRHLKSFVVLAEELHFGRAAKRLHIVQSALSKQMLLLEESVGCRLLNRNRRGVTLSEAGKVFLEEANQALEHVERAIETAWRVSKGLLGRVRIGYSAIAVHSGILTSALTRIEHAMPEVEVLLQQIEPWEQNERLMTDKVDFVFAPVLDNYQQTLRVHHLTKLPVVVGMSVHHVLASKPIIELEDLKEEVFIEFANSDGEALDVVKSLIGLHPQTVIAKSDPIAVLALVQAQRGICVLPTVLQLPNFPQVTYKPLTTNCAVLLSLISRRDGNDPLLNKLKEILIAPTILAQDHPRSVLIK
- a CDS encoding YciI family protein; translation: MIIVTLTFKKPMPEIFAKLDEHNVFLDDFFAKNKFLASGLLEDKSGGIILVMSDSIEEAQNIMKSDPFYIHDLVNFDYTFFAATKLSPNLQLK
- a CDS encoding DeoR/GlpR family DNA-binding transcription regulator gives rise to the protein MNERQQEIIYKVNELNQVSVNDLAEQFNVSVVTIRHDLNFLEQNGYLKREHGYAVAVDSDNLDARMKIKFPLKQKIAEYAASLVNNDEHIFIEGGSTNALLARHLAYTRRITLITSSYYIAQLLKNTDLKVILIGGEYQKKSESVVGELACLAIKHLHFDKAFIGIDGFLPTTGFSGRNQMRTELVNTILTKPCENIIITDSSKFGQKQPYQLKPIESIHRVITDQAINLNDEQYLIAKKIIVDKVI